The following are from one region of the SAR324 cluster bacterium genome:
- a CDS encoding phosphoribosylanthranilate isomerase — MSTKTIIKVCGLTQVDEALACVELGVQWLGFNCYQGSKRYLSPEAIAAIVGKLPPAVQTVGVFVNASAKEIEEILQQTGLHVAQLHGDESPGFANALQVPWFRAFRVAGDLAEEEICSYGQELFLLDAAQTGQYGGTGHAFDWKVATRLRDHGKLLLAGGLQPENVEEAILQVRPFGVDVASGVENAPGRKDLQKVASFVEAIAQAEASW, encoded by the coding sequence ATGTCTACCAAAACCATCATCAAGGTCTGTGGCCTGACCCAAGTGGACGAAGCACTGGCCTGTGTTGAATTAGGGGTTCAGTGGCTTGGCTTCAATTGCTACCAAGGATCCAAACGCTATCTGTCGCCAGAAGCAATTGCGGCAATTGTGGGAAAGCTCCCTCCAGCAGTACAGACCGTTGGCGTCTTTGTGAATGCTTCCGCAAAGGAAATTGAAGAGATTCTCCAACAGACCGGATTACACGTAGCCCAACTGCATGGCGACGAGAGTCCAGGCTTTGCAAATGCCTTACAGGTCCCTTGGTTTCGAGCCTTTCGGGTAGCTGGTGATCTGGCAGAAGAGGAAATCTGTAGCTACGGACAAGAGTTGTTTCTGCTGGATGCAGCCCAGACCGGACAGTATGGCGGAACTGGACACGCCTTCGACTGGAAGGTGGCCACACGTTTGAGAGATCATGGCAAATTGCTCCTTGCTGGAGGTTTGCAGCCAGAAAATGTGGAAGAGGCCATCCTTCAGGTGAGACCGTTCGGTGTGGATGTTGCCAGTGGAGTCGAAAATGCTCCGGGTCGTAAAGACCTTCAAAAGGTAGCAAGTTTTGTTGAGGCCATTGCCCAAGCAGAAGCGTCCTGGTAA